The Pangasianodon hypophthalmus isolate fPanHyp1 chromosome 2, fPanHyp1.pri, whole genome shotgun sequence genome window below encodes:
- the LOC113545841 gene encoding zinc finger protein 239-like isoform X1, producing the protein MKVNEIKCENLEPTESCSSLQTHRQVQKEIHQCSQCGRSFSQKCNLKQHQHIHTGEKPYPCSHCGKRFSLKSTLKQHQRTHTGEKPYQCSQCGKSFTQTTHLQQHLRIHTGDKPYRCVECGKSFSRVGTLHVHQRLHTGERPYYCSQCGKSFSERGTLVQHLRIHTGEKPYHCSQCGKSFVGKSNLKQHQRIHSGEKPYPCSYCGKSFTQRGNLRKHLHIHTGEKPYRCLECGKSFTQGTDLQLHQHIHTGEKPYYCSACGKSFTSYSNFQQHQRIHTGEKPYQCSHCEKSFRTHRNLRRHTHVHTAQNDDVN; encoded by the coding sequence ATGAAAGTAAACGAGATTAAATGTGAGAATCTGGAACCGACAGAGAGCTGCAGTAGtctccaaacacacagacaagtGCAAAAAGAGATTCACcagtgctcacagtgtggaagGAGTTTCAGTCAAAAGTGCAATCTCAAACAACACCAGcatattcacacaggagagaagccgtatccgTGTTCACACTGTGGCAAGAGATTCAGTCTAAAGAGTACTCTCAAACAGCACCAGCGAactcacacaggagagaagccgtatcagtgctcACAGTGCGGGAAGAGTTTTACGCAGACGACTCATCTCCAGCAGCACCTgcgcattcacactggagaTAAACCGTATCGCTGCGtggagtgtgggaagagttttagtCGAGTGGGAACTCTCCACGTCCACCAGCGCCTTCACACTGGAGAGAGGCCGTATTACTGCTCACAGTGCGGGAAGAGTTTTAGCGAGAGAGGCACTCTCGTACAACACCTACgaattcacacaggagagaagccctATCACTGCTcgcagtgtgggaagagtttcgTTGGAAAGAGTAATCTCAAACAACATCAGCGTATTCACTcgggagagaagccgtatccgTGCTCATactgtgggaagagttttacacaAAGGGGTAATCTCCGGAAGCACCTTCACATTCACACTGGAGAAAAACCGTATCGGTGCTTagagtgtggaaagagttttacacAAGGAACCGATCTCCAGCTACACCAACACATTCACACCGGGGAGAAGCCCTACTACTGTTCAGCATGCGGAAAGAGTTTTACCAGTTACAGTAATTTCCAGCagcaccagcgcattcacacaggagagaagccgtatcagtgctcACACTGCGAGAAGAGTTTCAGGACACACAGAAATTTGCGGcgacacacacacgttcacacagcTCAGAATGACGATGTTAACTAG